The following are from one region of the Candidatus Dependentiae bacterium genome:
- a CDS encoding N-acetylmuramoyl-L-alanine amidase, which translates to MVNPAGDAKQIGRKIDGYFERGITLQFFQELKKELYKHYSESTLHVISTRFAGDTIEELQNANFANRLGIDLYLSIHFYYEEKTKPDVFLYYFSYGNEFITQKPDLYFWPYDEAYLINFDATKKSIETMQRVLESKKYAYQFTVYGIFKLPFAPLIGIVAPAIGIEIGLKNKDNWRQYVEPIAIALISLINNNP; encoded by the coding sequence ATGGTAAATCCCGCAGGCGATGCAAAACAAATAGGCAGAAAGATCGACGGCTACTTTGAGCGTGGTATAACTCTACAGTTTTTTCAAGAATTAAAAAAAGAATTATACAAGCACTATTCAGAATCAACATTGCATGTTATTTCAACACGATTTGCCGGTGATACGATAGAAGAACTACAAAATGCTAATTTTGCTAATCGCTTAGGTATTGATTTATATCTAAGCATTCACTTTTATTATGAAGAAAAAACAAAACCTGATGTATTTTTGTATTACTTTTCATATGGAAATGAGTTTATTACTCAAAAACCTGATCTTTATTTTTGGCCTTATGATGAAGCGTACTTAATTAATTTTGATGCAACAAAAAAATCGATTGAAACAATGCAACGTGTTCTGGAAAGCAAAAAATATGCATACCAATTTACTGTTTATGGTATTTTTAAACTTCCTTTTGCACCACTCATAGGTATTGTTGCACCAGCAATTGGTATTGAAATCGGTCTTAAAAATAAAGACAATTGGCGCCAATATGTAGAGCCTATTGCTATAGCCCTGATATCCCTCATAAATAATAATCCATAA